The genomic interval CCACTGAATCACAGCGAGCTGACCACTCGGTACACAGGGTCAACAATTACCGCCCTCTGTGACTCATGTCACAGTGCGTGATGAAGTACTACCACTGGCGTTCGAGCGCGCTCTTATGCTTCGTGAACGCAAATCCGTAAGCGGAACACCCATCCGTGGCAACGATCCGTGGCAATCGTCCGTGGCACATCCGTACAGACGCCGTCCGAGGCCCCGCCGGATGCCCGCCGGCCGCGGTTCCGGTGGAATTCCGGAGGCTTCGGGGGGCGCGCGGTCGCATCCGGGGCGCGGCCCGGGGGCGAGGGGGGATCGGATTCGGACGCCGTACGACATGCTTCGGTCACTCTTCGGGCACCCTTCCGGCACCCTTTAGGCACCCTTTGACCTAGGACCGGCCTGGTCCTGAAGCCCGATGCGTCGGGGCTGGCCGGACGGCTAGCGTGCACAGCGTGTTGCAGACGACTTCGCCCCACGAGACCGCCATACCCCATGCTGAGGGGTGAGCGCCGACGACTTCCGTGCCGCCCTGGGCCGCCTCGCAGCGGGTGTGGTGCTGGTGACCGCCCACGACCCGGAGCACGGCCCGCGCGGTGAGGACGTCGGCATGACGGCGACCGCGTTCCTGTCCGTGTCCCTGGAGCCGCCGCTCGTGATGGTGAGCGTTCGCAACGACTCCCGGATGGACGACCTCCTGGAGCGGCAGCCCCTGTGGGCGGTCTCGGTGCTCTCCGAGAGCCAGCGGCACATCGCCGGACGTTTCGCCATGAAGGGCCGCATCAGCGACCGGCTGCTGTTCGAGGACATCCCGTACGAGCGGGGCGAGGCGGTCGGCGCGCCGCTGGTGCGGGGCGCGCTGGCGGTGCTGGAGTGCCGCACGGAGCAGCGGGTGCTCGCCGGGGACCACACGCTGGTGATCGGCCGGGTCCTGACGGCGACGGCGCCGAGCACGGAGGGCGGGCCGCTGACGTACTTCCGGGGGAAGTACCGGCGGCTGGGCTGACGGTTCCCGGACTGTCCGGCATATGGGGAGAATTCAGGAAAAGGGTGAGGTGAAAGGGCGAGGCAAGGGGAGCCCGCCCACGCGCGCCTTACCCCCAGTCCCGCCCCGACCTGCCCCGCTTCGTGTCGGCCCGCTGCTTCTTCTCCCTCAGCCGCCGCTCGTTGATCCCCCGGGGGATCTTCGTCGGCCGGCGGGGGCGCGGCGGCGGCGCCGTGGCCTCGGCGAGCAGCGCGGCCAGCCGGACGGCCGCGGTCTCGCGATTGCGCCACTGGGACCGGTGCTCCGACGCCCGTACGGTCACGACCCCGCCGACGAGCCGGCTCGCGAGCCGCTCCAGCGCCCGCTCCTTCCACACCTCGGGCAGCGCGCCCGTGGCCGCGAGGTCGAAGCGGAGCTCGACCTGGCTGTCGCTGGTGTTGACGTGCTGGCCGCCGGGGCCGGAGGAGCGCGAGAAACGCCACTGGAGCTCGGCCTCCGGCAGGGAGACCGAACCGCGGATGACGTAGGGACCGGACATGGCCCCATGATCCCGCGCCGGGACGCGGTGCGTCACCTCGTTTTGCGCCTCGTGTGCGGCCACCGCACATCAGGAATTGGCAAAGAAAGTAAAGCAGCGTGGAACCCTGGGTCCCCCTTGTGACGTTAGTCAGGGTGACGGTGGCCTCATGGCCGCGACGCACTCAGAAAGGGACCATCCCCATGGCTGTAAGCCTGTCCAAGGGCGGCAACGTCTCCCTCACCAAGGAGGCCCCGGGCCTGACGGCCGTCACGGTCGGCCTCGGCTGGGACGTCCGCACCACCACGGGCACGGACTTCGACCTCGACGCGAGCGCGATCGCCGTGAACCCCACGGGCAAGGTCTACTCCGACGCCCACTTCGTCTTCTTCAACAACAAGTCGACGCCGGACCAGTCCATCGTCCACACCGGTGACAACGTCACGGGCGCCGGCGAGGGCGACGACGAGCAGATCAACGTCAACCTGGCGGCCCTCCCGGCCGACGTCGAGAAGATCGTCTTCCCGGTCTCGATCTACGACGCCGTGACCCGCAGCCAGAACTTCGGCCAGGTCCGCAACGCCTACATCCGCATCCTCAACCAGGCCGGCGGCGCCGAGATCGCCCGCTACGACCTCAGCGAGGACGCCGCCACCGAGACCGCCATGGTCTTCGGCGAGCTGTACCGCAACGGCGCGGACTGGAAGTTCCGCGCCGTGGGCCAGGGCTACGCCTCGGGCCTGGTCGGCATCGCGCAGGACTTCGGCGTCAACGTCTGACGTACGGGGCCCGCGCCGCGAAAGTGAAGGAGGGGTGTCCCCGCT from Streptomyces albireticuli carries:
- a CDS encoding flavin reductase family protein; protein product: MSADDFRAALGRLAAGVVLVTAHDPEHGPRGEDVGMTATAFLSVSLEPPLVMVSVRNDSRMDDLLERQPLWAVSVLSESQRHIAGRFAMKGRISDRLLFEDIPYERGEAVGAPLVRGALAVLECRTEQRVLAGDHTLVIGRVLTATAPSTEGGPLTYFRGKYRRLG
- the arfB gene encoding alternative ribosome rescue aminoacyl-tRNA hydrolase ArfB, with the translated sequence MSGPYVIRGSVSLPEAELQWRFSRSSGPGGQHVNTSDSQVELRFDLAATGALPEVWKERALERLASRLVGGVVTVRASEHRSQWRNRETAAVRLAALLAEATAPPPRPRRPTKIPRGINERRLREKKQRADTKRGRSGRDWG
- a CDS encoding TerD family protein is translated as MAVSLSKGGNVSLTKEAPGLTAVTVGLGWDVRTTTGTDFDLDASAIAVNPTGKVYSDAHFVFFNNKSTPDQSIVHTGDNVTGAGEGDDEQINVNLAALPADVEKIVFPVSIYDAVTRSQNFGQVRNAYIRILNQAGGAEIARYDLSEDAATETAMVFGELYRNGADWKFRAVGQGYASGLVGIAQDFGVNV